A part of Vulcanisaeta moutnovskia 768-28 genomic DNA contains:
- a CDS encoding peptidase M50, translating to MNLNYWGSGGYGVPFRPYRHEIRDIVISLIAMTIAFALLFNTLLSLGGLIATFIAVLTGFLGHELMHREEARRLGYIAYFRAWWIGLLLALATSFFHFIIALPGATVIGPKVWGYPSRRDELKIALAGPATNMVFAVVFLALWLVLPSSLSAYAYLIYATNAWLGFFNLIPLALPGMMLDGFRVFRRDIRIWALAFVISIALIVPYILSFI from the coding sequence ATGAATCTTAATTATTGGGGTAGTGGTGGTTATGGAGTACCGTTTAGGCCCTATAGGCATGAAATTAGGGATATTGTGATTTCCCTCATTGCTATGACCATAGCCTTCGCTCTACTCTTTAATACACTATTAAGCCTGGGCGGTTTAATAGCAACATTCATTGCAGTGCTAACTGGTTTCCTTGGTCATGAATTAATGCATAGGGAGGAGGCCAGGAGGTTGGGTTACATAGCCTATTTCAGGGCTTGGTGGATTGGGCTTCTACTTGCATTAGCGACCTCCTTCTTTCACTTCATTATAGCCCTGCCTGGGGCTACGGTAATTGGACCCAAAGTGTGGGGTTATCCATCACGAAGGGATGAGTTGAAGATAGCCCTTGCTGGTCCAGCAACTAATATGGTGTTTGCCGTGGTGTTCCTGGCTCTTTGGTTGGTGCTGCCGAGTTCATTATCCGCCTATGCATACCTAATTTATGCCACCAATGCGTGGCTTGGTTTCTTTAACTTAATACCACTTGCCTTACCTGGTATGATGCTTGATGGCTTTAGGGTATTCAGGAGGGACATTAGGATATGGGCCCTTGCATTCGTTATATCGATCGCATTGATAGTGCCATACATACTAAGCTTCATTTAA
- a CDS encoding DUF4346 domain-containing protein, whose product MKFNYEVINEDSNIAIVTLWSSINQVKELLRDSIRFVSIIGNLYTPVGINYMITTLARINWIDTLIMFGLDYNGVGDLLIRFFRDGALDVLLVGKDIADSVRSTIKVIDLREAFKARNTDALIRVIHENYRPGRKPVRSLINTDINEQEYGSGWALPLVGGFVYERDTYRSWVKLVDLVLNYGFDKGDYRELITPLVVIDSMGKPHPFRRLSEVGLRDFEPPAELVNTLINELRVNPYSMGAVYYGGDYLVQGVISSDYYNQLVYIKSVDVFNDWCRQLYRWWSLAKRVVETINREFNAWYSVGSMALVPFSARIYAKDLDRAEEFVRRNSSVFSEFVEDPRGNFLVMREGDSVVVEHRLPITNALHRRFSFRSLEEAYNALKNSNHFTNYAHAMYLGKELARAFLLRDYEQDKL is encoded by the coding sequence GTGAAATTTAATTACGAGGTGATTAATGAGGATTCCAACATAGCCATTGTAACACTATGGAGCAGTATTAACCAGGTTAAGGAATTACTAAGGGATTCAATAAGGTTCGTTAGTATTATTGGCAATTTATATACGCCGGTCGGTATTAACTACATGATAACTACCTTGGCTAGGATTAACTGGATTGATACATTGATAATGTTTGGTCTTGACTATAATGGTGTTGGCGACTTATTAATTCGTTTTTTCAGGGATGGCGCATTGGACGTATTACTTGTAGGTAAAGACATTGCAGATAGTGTTAGGTCTACAATAAAAGTGATAGACCTTAGGGAGGCATTTAAGGCACGTAATACGGATGCGTTAATAAGGGTCATTCACGAGAATTATAGGCCTGGGCGTAAACCCGTTAGGTCATTAATAAACACAGATATCAATGAGCAAGAGTATGGTAGTGGTTGGGCATTACCATTAGTCGGTGGATTCGTATATGAGAGGGATACCTATAGGTCCTGGGTTAAGCTTGTCGACTTAGTGCTTAATTACGGTTTTGATAAGGGTGATTATAGGGAGTTAATAACGCCATTAGTGGTCATAGACTCAATGGGTAAGCCACACCCATTTAGAAGGCTTAGTGAGGTTGGGCTTAGGGACTTTGAACCACCTGCTGAGTTGGTTAATACATTGATTAACGAGTTGAGGGTTAACCCATACTCAATGGGCGCTGTTTATTACGGCGGTGATTACTTGGTTCAGGGAGTCATAAGTAGTGATTACTATAATCAACTAGTCTATATAAAAAGTGTCGATGTATTTAATGATTGGTGTAGGCAGTTGTATAGATGGTGGTCGCTGGCGAAGAGGGTTGTTGAAACCATAAATAGGGAGTTCAATGCATGGTACAGCGTGGGTTCTATGGCGTTAGTGCCATTCTCAGCCAGGATATACGCCAAGGATCTTGACAGGGCTGAGGAGTTCGTGAGGAGGAACTCAAGCGTCTTTAGTGAGTTCGTGGAGGATCCGAGGGGCAATTTCCTAGTGATGAGGGAGGGTGATTCCGTGGTTGTTGAGCATAGGTTACCTATCACAAATGCCCTGCATAGGAGATTTTCATTTCGCTCCCTTGAGGAGGCATACAATGCACTAAAGAATAGTAACCACTTTACAAACTACGCACATGCCATGTACCTTGGTAAGGAATTAGCGAGGGCATTCCTACTTAGGGATTACGAGCAAGATAAATTATGA
- a CDS encoding DUF996 domain-containing protein, which translates to MGNDSTVSIARLKTMGVLSALIFIIGVIDFPGHGVLQVIALLLLMIAYKELNLNGHYQDIKTALSLMIGILVFNYVVAGIIYALYGPLKVTINSLGVVTMYVTPSMPIWLRYPSNQIAFTYAVLVATWPFEILIAYYIYRSFSNLGNKVLRYAGLLMLIGAVLYVVLVGAIFMILSYVLMLIGWLTLRGEVKDHVHAKLHVTRILRLIAWSLMISLLTLVTLSSILNVNPQYYGLNIAMLTLFASKHPVFFTTSLMNPRYTMISIGLINSSNTITILGYIMAVPKPYYIKVSINMGNCLEILAVEPGSTRKIMYTIPGLPMYYQLNPFAQQQEAAFQGSSVMMSMKGDEVSWIYTPAMSHSSNYQVLNGFLLTCLVNGANYVLPANITIMAISKIHKTYFLETYTMNYTKLRFMINSTAIILVNNVNGSFTKSTINYVNLLLTIYLPVFICYVIYDRRFYGDLLRHLADRISNRTI; encoded by the coding sequence ATGGGCAATGATTCTACTGTGAGTATCGCTAGGCTCAAGACTATGGGTGTGCTGTCAGCCCTTATTTTCATCATAGGTGTAATTGATTTTCCAGGGCATGGAGTGTTACAGGTAATTGCGTTACTACTATTGATGATTGCTTATAAGGAGCTGAACCTTAATGGTCATTACCAAGACATAAAGACCGCATTATCATTAATGATCGGCATATTAGTATTTAACTACGTAGTCGCGGGGATAATCTACGCACTATATGGACCATTGAAGGTAACAATAAATTCACTAGGTGTGGTTACTATGTACGTAACGCCTTCAATGCCTATCTGGCTTAGGTATCCATCAAACCAAATAGCTTTCACATACGCCGTATTAGTCGCAACGTGGCCGTTCGAAATACTCATCGCTTATTACATATACCGTTCGTTCTCAAACCTGGGTAATAAAGTACTTAGATATGCCGGTTTATTAATGCTGATAGGCGCTGTGCTGTACGTAGTTCTGGTTGGGGCCATATTCATGATATTATCCTACGTATTAATGCTCATAGGTTGGTTAACACTTAGGGGAGAGGTTAAGGATCACGTTCATGCCAAGCTTCATGTGACACGCATATTACGTTTAATTGCTTGGTCATTAATGATATCACTATTAACATTAGTTACGTTATCATCAATCCTTAACGTTAACCCTCAGTACTATGGCTTAAACATTGCAATGCTCACGCTATTCGCCAGTAAGCACCCCGTGTTTTTTACAACGTCTTTGATGAATCCAAGGTATACCATGATATCGATTGGACTGATTAACTCAAGCAATACGATTACAATACTTGGTTATATAATGGCGGTACCTAAGCCATACTACATTAAGGTTAGTATCAACATGGGGAATTGCTTGGAAATATTGGCAGTAGAGCCAGGAAGTACAAGAAAAATAATGTACACAATACCTGGTCTTCCCATGTATTATCAATTAAACCCATTTGCTCAGCAGCAGGAGGCCGCGTTTCAAGGGTCTTCGGTTATGATGTCGATGAAGGGTGATGAGGTATCGTGGATTTATACACCAGCAATGTCTCACAGTAGTAATTATCAAGTGTTAAACGGGTTCTTACTTACTTGCTTAGTAAATGGAGCAAATTATGTATTACCAGCAAACATAACAATAATGGCAATATCGAAAATACACAAGACGTACTTCCTAGAGACCTATACCATGAATTATACCAAGTTGAGGTTTATGATAAATAGTACAGCAATAATCCTAGTCAATAATGTTAATGGATCATTCACAAAATCCACTATTAATTACGTAAATTTACTGTTAACGATTTATTTACCTGTATTTATATGCTACGTAATTTACGACCGTAGGTTCTATGGGGATTTACTGAGACATTTAGCAGATAGAATTAGTAATCGTACAATTTAA
- a CDS encoding 2-hydroxyacid dehydrogenase → MTTTIVSTVELPDKARELLRNYDIDLYELPRLSKDEWTDVLSRTEVLMCWCGREFNLADNINSMKRLKVIQTYSAGVDHLPFSVIPSNIEVYSNAGAYSVPVAEHAWAMILTLAKGLHKPVLNAKDYLGNEITSPRKIIESILLVLGTGGIGKEIARIGKEGFRTHNIGINRSGKSAEYFDEVYPTSKLLDALPRADIVAITLPLNKHTRGLIGKEELRALKRGAIVVNVGRGDVVKEEDLYEVLKERQDIRFGTDVWWVHNDHEEIPPRTPLITLPNFLGTPHIAGGAQMEIAEYAMIRAVENVIRYIKGEIPMNRVNRDDYV, encoded by the coding sequence ATGACAACAACCATAGTTAGTACAGTAGAATTACCCGATAAAGCTAGGGAACTATTACGTAATTATGATATAGACCTCTATGAGTTACCGAGACTGAGTAAGGATGAATGGACAGATGTGCTGTCCAGGACTGAAGTACTAATGTGCTGGTGCGGTAGGGAATTCAACCTGGCCGATAACATTAATTCCATGAAAAGACTAAAGGTTATACAGACATACTCTGCAGGTGTTGATCACTTACCATTTTCTGTAATACCAAGTAATATTGAGGTATATAGTAATGCAGGTGCATATTCAGTGCCTGTTGCTGAGCATGCGTGGGCAATGATACTAACGCTGGCTAAGGGATTACATAAACCCGTACTTAACGCAAAGGATTACTTGGGCAATGAAATAACAAGCCCACGCAAGATTATTGAATCGATATTACTCGTCCTCGGTACCGGTGGTATCGGTAAAGAGATCGCAAGAATTGGAAAGGAGGGATTTAGAACCCATAACATTGGTATTAATAGAAGCGGTAAGTCCGCTGAGTACTTCGATGAGGTCTACCCAACGAGTAAATTACTTGATGCATTACCAAGGGCTGATATAGTAGCCATAACATTACCACTGAATAAGCATACCAGAGGTCTAATCGGTAAGGAGGAACTTAGGGCATTAAAGCGCGGCGCAATAGTGGTGAATGTTGGTCGTGGTGATGTGGTTAAGGAGGAAGATCTATACGAGGTTCTTAAGGAGAGGCAGGACATTAGATTCGGCACAGACGTCTGGTGGGTACACAATGACCATGAGGAAATACCACCAAGAACACCACTAATCACATTACCTAATTTCCTAGGAACACCACACATAGCAGGTGGGGCACAGATGGAGATAGCCGAGTATGCGATGATTAGGGCTGTGGAGAATGTCATTAGGTACATCAAGGGAGAGATACCTATGAATAGGGTTAATAGGGATGATTATGTTTAG
- a CDS encoding 30S ribosomal protein S14, translating to MAKIKPPKERKYGRAVIMCQRCGTHEAVIRKYGLYLCRRCFREVAPQLGFRKYY from the coding sequence ATGGCAAAGATAAAGCCACCGAAGGAGCGTAAGTATGGGAGGGCAGTGATTATGTGCCAAAGGTGTGGTACTCATGAGGCAGTCATTAGGAAATATGGGCTTTACCTATGTAGGAGGTGCTTCAGGGAGGTCGCGCCACAGTTGGGATTTAGGAAGTATTACTAG
- a CDS encoding iron-sulfur cluster loop, with amino-acid sequence MARIPATLNLDRIIEVARALTSLDLHRSDAFDLRFYPPRDADVEATYNYFIAMVAIDHRTNIGDRQFTRRIGDEIFTGSDLLWRLGMEMFNRDSSFFSPANLRRLDPTVVRDWLVGDYGPVWDYGVRAYLLRDVGSHVFRNYGTTIRLFHVSSIEELIDRLSMMAGYEDPVRKKAYLLIKFLVLRGLLKIKPQEMKLPIDNHLTRIAYRLGIVRLEDWVLELMRRDMHLSRELDIELRLAVRDAWDAVIRVSKLDPIAIDDFLWRLGRTICIRDKPQCDKCPLRGLCSAYARGSFINEHNHYLTYYY; translated from the coding sequence ATGGCTAGGATACCAGCAACACTAAACCTGGACAGGATTATTGAGGTAGCCAGGGCCTTAACATCTCTAGATCTACATAGGTCTGATGCCTTTGACCTAAGATTTTACCCGCCGAGGGATGCGGATGTTGAGGCCACGTATAATTACTTCATTGCCATGGTGGCTATAGATCACAGGACAAACATTGGGGATAGGCAATTCACTAGGCGAATTGGTGATGAGATCTTCACAGGCTCTGACCTACTTTGGAGATTGGGTATGGAGATGTTCAATAGAGATAGTTCCTTCTTCAGCCCTGCCAACCTGAGGAGGCTTGATCCTACCGTTGTTAGGGATTGGCTCGTTGGTGATTATGGGCCTGTTTGGGATTATGGGGTTAGGGCTTATCTGCTCAGGGATGTTGGTTCTCACGTATTTAGGAACTACGGCACAACCATTAGGTTGTTCCATGTTTCAAGTATTGAGGAGTTGATTGATAGGTTATCAATGATGGCTGGATATGAGGATCCGGTCAGGAAGAAGGCGTACTTATTAATAAAGTTCCTGGTACTACGTGGCCTACTTAAGATTAAGCCGCAGGAGATGAAGTTGCCGATTGATAATCATCTTACGAGGATCGCCTATAGGCTGGGTATAGTTAGGCTTGAGGATTGGGTGCTCGAGTTAATGAGACGTGACATGCACCTCAGTAGGGAGCTTGATATTGAGCTTAGGCTGGCCGTCCGTGATGCTTGGGATGCTGTGATTAGAGTCAGTAAGTTAGATCCAATAGCAATTGATGACTTTTTATGGAGACTTGGCAGAACAATATGCATAAGGGATAAGCCACAGTGTGATAAGTGTCCGTTGAGAGGTTTATGCAGTGCCTATGCTAGGGGTTCATTCATTAATGAGCATAATCATTACCTAACGTATTACTATTGA
- a CDS encoding DUF711 family protein: protein MIIRAVTLFYPVEGSRINTDEFRQELVKLRNVISDISRRRRTEIRTWRVTLPFIEPLWNFEELSTTINKASADLGYIHASLNIAMNTKFELERVVNAFIKSGSYLSIWVGDFKELNDYNTELFTNVLRRLVELNQWALSRRIAALIGDVILTPYYPDSINLNNSHGIALSILYPSELSDERNLHNDLTGVFKTAEDIGREIAGELGVDYLGIDASLSPWGEESVIDAVERIYGIKFGGPGTLSAIYKLNKAIWEVSGRFRVTGFNEVMLPLAEDERLKARAREGLITFSKLVKYTMTCVAGVDMVPIPSNQLPLIKGLINDLHAIVSIKRRSIGLRLIPYPGNEAEVDLGDFGKAPVLDMMR from the coding sequence ATGATTATCCGCGCAGTTACATTGTTTTATCCCGTAGAGGGTAGTAGGATTAATACTGATGAGTTTAGGCAGGAATTGGTTAAGCTACGTAACGTAATAAGCGATATTAGTAGAAGGAGAAGAACTGAAATAAGGACCTGGAGAGTTACACTACCCTTTATAGAGCCGCTTTGGAACTTTGAGGAATTATCAACAACGATAAATAAGGCAAGTGCCGACCTTGGTTATATCCATGCATCGCTCAATATAGCGATGAATACAAAATTCGAGTTAGAGAGGGTGGTTAATGCATTCATTAAGTCAGGGAGTTACTTGAGTATTTGGGTTGGTGATTTTAAGGAGCTTAATGATTACAACACAGAACTTTTCACTAACGTGCTTAGGAGACTCGTGGAGCTTAATCAATGGGCCTTATCCAGGAGAATTGCGGCACTAATTGGTGACGTAATACTCACGCCATACTACCCAGACTCGATAAACCTCAACAATAGCCACGGCATAGCTCTATCAATACTTTACCCAAGCGAGTTAAGTGATGAGCGTAATCTACATAATGACCTTACCGGGGTATTTAAGACTGCTGAGGACATTGGTAGGGAAATTGCAGGTGAATTAGGTGTTGATTACCTGGGCATTGATGCTTCATTATCACCCTGGGGTGAGGAGTCAGTTATTGATGCAGTTGAGAGGATTTACGGAATTAAATTCGGTGGGCCAGGCACGCTGAGCGCCATTTATAAATTGAACAAGGCCATCTGGGAGGTATCCGGTCGATTCAGGGTTACGGGGTTTAACGAGGTAATGCTACCGCTTGCTGAGGATGAGCGGCTTAAGGCTAGGGCTAGGGAGGGACTAATCACATTTTCCAAGCTTGTCAAGTATACAATGACCTGTGTCGCGGGTGTTGACATGGTACCAATACCGAGTAATCAGTTACCTCTCATTAAGGGGTTAATCAATGATTTACATGCGATAGTCAGTATTAAGCGTAGGTCGATTGGGCTTAGGTTAATACCATACCCAGGCAATGAGGCTGAGGTTGACCTTGGTGACTTCGGTAAGGCGCCAGTACTCGATATGATGAGATGA
- a CDS encoding purine-nucleoside phosphorylase has translation MPIHLRVNPGDIAKRVVIVGDPERARQLSELLVGAKLVNENRGLITYTGKYNDTDITVATHGIGAPSAAIVIEELISMGARFIVRLGTTGALRREIGIGDVIVPTGSAYNYGGIYTQYLGSFIAYPAIPNYHLMSELVRSLESMNMKPWVGPVYSSDAFYAEEDLVNVLGSRGFLGVEMETAILFLLGLVRNFKAAAVLIVSNNLTEDKASRFLTASELRDVVLRVGRAVLNALIMVKD, from the coding sequence ATGCCAATACACCTAAGGGTTAATCCCGGGGATATTGCTAAGAGGGTGGTAATAGTCGGTGACCCAGAGAGGGCGAGGCAATTAAGCGAGTTGCTCGTCGGTGCGAAGCTCGTTAATGAGAATAGGGGATTAATAACATACACAGGCAAGTACAATGATACTGACATCACCGTGGCAACCCACGGAATTGGAGCTCCATCCGCTGCCATCGTTATTGAGGAATTAATAAGCATGGGCGCCAGGTTCATTGTTCGCCTTGGAACCACAGGGGCGCTTAGGAGGGAGATAGGCATTGGCGATGTTATCGTGCCCACAGGCTCGGCATACAACTACGGAGGAATATACACGCAATACCTGGGCAGTTTCATAGCCTACCCAGCAATACCCAATTACCACCTAATGAGTGAGCTAGTGAGGAGTCTTGAGTCGATGAATATGAAGCCCTGGGTTGGTCCGGTATATAGTAGCGATGCGTTCTATGCGGAGGAGGACCTGGTCAACGTACTTGGTTCGAGGGGCTTCCTGGGCGTTGAAATGGAGACCGCAATACTATTCCTACTGGGCCTTGTAAGGAATTTCAAGGCAGCGGCAGTGCTCATAGTGAGTAATAACCTGACTGAGGATAAGGCGAGCAGGTTCCTAACGGCGAGTGAGTTGAGGGATGTAGTGCTCAGGGTTGGGAGGGCTGTGCTAAACGCGTTAATTATGGTCAAGGATTAA
- the mntA gene encoding type VII toxin-antitoxin system MntA family adenylyltransferase antitoxin, whose amino-acid sequence MDNQLAISNEELTDLINKARQVLEGFDFVLFAYVFGSRAIGRARPGSDLDIVVFTGRELDWKKLMSIMITLEDALGLKVDLIHLNKASLSLAYEVVSRGVLILDRDPDRRIDFETRIIKEFLNFKPRLAQYYNAVLNP is encoded by the coding sequence TTGGATAATCAGCTCGCCATCAGTAATGAGGAATTGACAGATTTAATCAATAAGGCGAGGCAGGTATTAGAGGGGTTTGACTTTGTGCTGTTCGCGTATGTATTTGGATCGAGGGCGATTGGTAGGGCACGTCCAGGGAGTGACCTTGACATTGTCGTATTCACGGGCAGGGAACTAGACTGGAAGAAGCTCATGAGCATTATGATTACTTTAGAGGACGCACTTGGGCTTAAGGTCGACCTTATTCACCTTAATAAGGCATCACTGTCGCTTGCGTATGAGGTCGTGAGCAGGGGTGTCCTGATCCTAGATAGGGATCCTGATAGGAGGATTGATTTTGAGACTAGGATTATTAAGGAGTTCCTGAACTTCAAGCCGAGACTCGCTCAGTACTACAATGCAGTGCTTAATCCTTGA
- a CDS encoding tRNA(His) guanylyltransferase Thg1 family protein: MSNIDVVNLLIGVNPVELERDFDSRVVTRIIKPPIVVRLDGTGFGKALKDFTWPRDERVHRALVKAAVELMRTFSGEYALVISDEINVFLLNYVPFSGREYKLISSMAGLASAVVSNALSRVLYFDARVIQLNDSCLDVMRYMLYRVRVGFNNYHVEIAQRNGVIPPKSTPHINEVIRALGGPRLTWESLGTCLVRSRVELEGVDRRSGERVKYVRKRIIEKNPIEVINELSTCGFNSQ, from the coding sequence ATGAGTAATATTGACGTGGTTAACCTGCTGATTGGCGTAAACCCGGTTGAGTTAGAGAGGGATTTCGACTCCAGGGTAGTCACAAGAATCATTAAACCGCCAATAGTCGTCAGACTCGACGGGACAGGCTTCGGTAAGGCCCTTAAAGACTTTACCTGGCCCCGGGATGAGAGGGTTCATAGGGCGTTGGTAAAGGCTGCCGTGGAACTAATGAGGACATTTTCAGGCGAGTACGCCCTTGTAATTAGCGATGAAATTAACGTCTTTCTCCTTAACTATGTACCGTTTAGTGGCCGTGAATATAAGCTAATAAGCTCAATGGCTGGTCTCGCTTCTGCTGTGGTTAGTAATGCCCTTAGTAGGGTTCTTTATTTCGATGCCAGGGTGATTCAACTCAATGATTCCTGTCTTGATGTTATGAGATATATGCTCTATCGGGTCAGGGTTGGCTTCAATAATTACCACGTGGAGATAGCCCAGAGAAATGGAGTTATTCCGCCGAAAAGTACCCCACATATAAACGAGGTTATCAGGGCGTTGGGTGGTCCAAGGCTTACCTGGGAATCCCTTGGCACATGCCTTGTTAGATCTAGGGTTGAACTTGAGGGTGTAGATAGGAGGAGCGGTGAGAGGGTTAAGTACGTTAGGAAGAGGATCATTGAGAAGAACCCGATAGAAGTAATCAATGAACTCAGCACGTGTGGTTTTAATTCTCAATAA
- a CDS encoding TenA family protein yields the protein MVNTHERLRELVGDLWNNYVHHEFVERLKDGSLPMDVFRYYLIQDTKYVREMQKAVIEAASKAPLNEAIDVLTAMFSNVERGAEVHERLFRDLSITEEEVNNTGFNLVNYAYTRHLHYYASLGWPQFLAAWAPCMWGYNEIGKYVVGTKNALFNAWAEFYASGDYWSRVEAILRTLDKYEVTPEIERAFRDSVNFEIMFWEASLRKDPTIFL from the coding sequence ATGGTTAATACCCACGAGAGACTCAGGGAGTTGGTAGGTGATTTATGGAATAATTATGTTCATCACGAGTTCGTGGAGAGACTTAAGGATGGTTCATTGCCCATGGATGTATTTCGTTACTACTTAATCCAAGACACAAAGTACGTGAGGGAGATGCAAAAGGCCGTGATTGAGGCTGCCAGTAAGGCTCCGCTTAATGAGGCTATTGACGTATTAACGGCTATGTTTAGCAATGTGGAGAGGGGCGCGGAGGTTCATGAGAGGTTATTCCGCGACTTATCAATAACTGAGGAGGAGGTTAACAATACTGGGTTTAACCTGGTTAATTATGCATACACAAGGCACTTGCATTACTATGCATCACTAGGTTGGCCGCAGTTCCTCGCAGCCTGGGCACCATGCATGTGGGGTTATAACGAGATTGGTAAGTACGTGGTAGGAACCAAAAACGCACTATTTAATGCATGGGCCGAGTTCTACGCCTCAGGTGATTACTGGTCTAGGGTTGAGGCGATTTTAAGAACGCTGGATAAGTACGAGGTAACGCCCGAGATAGAGAGGGCCTTTAGGGATAGTGTGAATTTCGAAATAATGTTTTGGGAGGCATCACTTAGGAAGGATCCAACGATATTCCTATGA
- a CDS encoding SDR family NAD(P)-dependent oxidoreductase, with protein MSKVALITGASSGIGRELAKELAIRHYNLILVSRRRNVLEGLAEELRDKYGVNAWPIDHDLSDLSRINELVDRVRGLGIEVSVLVNNAGTGLWGGSSRLSWQ; from the coding sequence GTGAGTAAGGTAGCCCTAATAACAGGCGCATCATCTGGCATAGGTAGGGAGCTAGCCAAAGAGCTAGCCATTAGGCATTACAACCTAATACTCGTCAGTAGGAGGAGGAATGTCCTGGAAGGTTTAGCTGAGGAGCTTAGGGATAAGTATGGCGTCAATGCGTGGCCCATCGATCATGACCTCTCGGATTTGAGTAGAATTAATGAACTTGTTGACAGGGTCAGAGGTCTCGGCATTGAGGTCAGCGTTTTAGTGAACAATGCCGGCACGGGACTTTGGGGAGGTTCCTCTCGTCTTTCCTGGCAATAA
- a CDS encoding queuosine precursor transporter, giving the protein MTWYTIPYLYGAALATYIAVAGILWALHRLNRDDLLLPVGAMNYMLLLTVSQYMASKIGAFVGPLVIPMGVFTYSASVAMLDFLTLKYGRRVGYWVVRIAAYLQVLIFIINWFVIGYPPATFWASLQGSFASIMGVSARVAIASITAFLISETYDVFLVSRLSGGVLRRVGYSDPVAMTIDTLVFIPVAFYGVVPNIWLLMASQLAVKLSLVPMTMLAVWINRRALKYGLAIQQSK; this is encoded by the coding sequence ATGACCTGGTATACAATACCGTACCTATACGGCGCGGCTCTAGCTACGTACATAGCCGTGGCCGGCATATTATGGGCTCTACACCGCCTTAATAGGGATGATCTATTATTGCCGGTGGGCGCCATGAATTACATGCTGCTGCTCACCGTGAGCCAGTACATGGCGAGTAAGATAGGCGCCTTTGTGGGGCCATTGGTAATACCAATGGGCGTATTCACCTACAGCGCCAGCGTGGCCATGCTGGATTTCCTAACCCTTAAGTATGGGCGTAGGGTTGGTTATTGGGTCGTTAGGATAGCCGCCTATCTACAGGTGTTGATATTCATAATAAACTGGTTCGTGATTGGCTACCCACCGGCGACCTTTTGGGCATCGCTGCAGGGATCATTCGCCAGCATCATGGGTGTCTCGGCCAGGGTAGCCATTGCCTCAATCACGGCGTTCCTCATATCCGAGACATACGACGTGTTCCTGGTGAGTAGGCTTAGTGGAGGTGTTTTAAGGAGGGTTGGTTATTCAGACCCGGTGGCTATGACGATAGATACGCTTGTCTTCATACCGGTGGCATTCTACGGTGTCGTCCCAAACATATGGCTATTGATGGCTTCACAATTGGCGGTTAAGCTAAGCCTAGTACCGATGACCATGCTTGCCGTATGGATAAATAGGAGGGCTCTTAAGTACGGACTTGCAATACAACAAAGTAAGTGA